The following proteins come from a genomic window of Trifolium pratense cultivar HEN17-A07 linkage group LG4, ARS_RC_1.1, whole genome shotgun sequence:
- the LOC123919788 gene encoding WD40 repeat-containing protein HOS15-like isoform X4: MVSEKRKKLQKERNKELEKEHEAERGRAREKERHQREKEVEKDREKERVKIAKEREHVNKTDREVVRDQDKVAAKHTDREVIRDQDKVTAKHTDREVIRDQDKVTAKHTDREVVRDQDKVTAKHTDREVVRDQDKVTVKHEVNGTVGVGPEPMEICTTSTSQPRQIPSSDVTILEGHTSEVCACAWCPSGSLLASGSGDSTARIWAIPEGRSKPGSQSVLPDALVLKHVRGKTNEKSKDVTTLDWNGEGTLLATGSYDGQARIWTTNGELKSTLSKHKGPIFSLKWNKRGDYILTGSCDQTAIVWDVKAEEWKQQFEFHSGPTLDVDWRSNTSFASSSTDNMIYVCKIGETRPVQTFAGHQGEVNCVKWDPTGTLLASCSDDITAKIWSLKQEKYLHDLKEHSKEIYTIRWSPTGPGTNNPNKKLVLASASFDSTVKLWDVELGKLIYSLSGHRHPVYSVAFSPNGEYIASGSLDKSLHIWSLKEGKIVRTYAGSGGIFEVCWNKEGDKIAACFANNTVCVLDFRM; this comes from the exons ATGGTtagtgaaaaaaggaaaaaactaCAGAAGGAGAGAAATAAAGAATTAGAAAAGGAGCATGAAGCTGAACGTGGACGGGCAAGAGAAAAGGAAAGACATCAAAGGGAGAAAGAAGTTGAAAAGGATAGAGAGAAGGAGAGGGTAAAAATTGCAAAGGAGCGTGAACATGTTAATAAGACTGACAGAGAAGTGGTCAGAGATCAAGACAAGGTTGCTGCAAAGCATACTGACAGAGAAGTGATCAGAGATCAAGACAAGGTTACTGCAAAGCATACTGACAGAGAAGTGATCAGAGATCAAGACAAGGTTACTGCAAAGCATACAGACAGAGAAGTGGTCAGAGATCAAGACAAGGTTACTGCAAAGCATACAGACAGAGAAGTGGTCAGAGATCAAGACAAGGTTACTGTAAAGCATGAAGTGAATGGAACTGTTGGAG TAGGACCAGAACCAATGGAGATATGTACGACATCAACATCTCAGCCACGTCAAATTCCTAGTTCAGATGTGACAATATTGGAAGGGCATACTTCAGAG GTGTGTGCTTGTGCTTGGTGTCCTTCAGGATCTCTTCTTGCATCGGG GTCTGGGGATTCGACAGCTCGTATTTGGGCCATACCAGAAGGAAGAAGTAAGCCTGGTTCACAGAGTGTCCTTCCGGATGCGTTAGTGTTGAAGCATGTCAGGGGTAAAACAAATGAAAAGAGTAAAGATGTCACTACACTTGATTGGAAC GGGGAGGGGACACTTCTTGCAACTGGTTCATATGATGGGCAAGCAAGAATTTGGACAACTAATG GTGAACTGAAGAGTACATTAAGCAAACACAAGGGACCAATATTCTCTCTGAAGTGGAATAAGAGAGGCGATTATATCTTGACTGGAAGTTGTGATCAAACTGCGATTGTTTGGGATGTGAAGGCAGAGGAATGGAAACAACAATTTGAATTTCATTCAG GTCCAACACTTGATGTTGACTGGCGCAGCAATACGTCTTTTGCCTCAAGTTCCACTGACAATATGATATATGTCTGCAAGATTGGTGAAACCCGTCCTGTACAAACTTTTGCCGGACACCAG GGGGAAGTTAACTGTGTCAAATGGGATCCCACAGGCACATTGCTGGCGTCCTGTTCTGATGATATCACAGCAAAG ATATGGagtttgaagcaggaaaagtATCTTCATGATTTAAAGGAGCATTCCAAG gaGATATATACCATCAGATGGAGCCCCACTGGTCCGGGTACAAATAATCCTAACAAAAAATTGGTATTAGCTAG TGCCTCATTTGACTCGACTGTAAAACTATGGGATGTCGAACTTGGGAAACTCATCTACAGCTTGAGTGGACACAG GCATCCCGTATACTCTGTTGCATTCAGTCCCAATGGTGAGTATATAGCCAGTGGGTCTCTTGACAAATCCTTGCACATATGGTCGTTGAAGGAAGGCAAGATTGTCCGAACATATGCAGGCAGTGGAGGCATTTTCGAGGTCTGTTGGAATAAGGAGGGTGACAAGATTGCTGCATGTTTTGCCAATAATACGGTTTGTGTTTTGGATTTCAGAATGTGA
- the LOC123919788 gene encoding WD40 repeat-containing protein HOS15-like isoform X3 encodes MSSITSVELNFLIFRYLTESGFTHSAYTFGNEAAINKCPIDGNLVPTGALVTFVQKGLQYFEMEANLNNCDAEVDEDFSFLQPLDLITKDVHELRQMVSEKRKKLQKERNKELEKEHEAERGRAREKERHQREKEVEKDREKERVKIAKEREHVNKTDREVVRDQDKVAAKHTDREVIRDQDKVTAKHTDREVIRDQDKVTAKHTDREVVRDQDKVTVKHEVNGTVGVGPEPMEICTTSTSQPRQIPSSDVTILEGHTSEVCACAWCPSGSLLASGSGDSTARIWAIPEGRSKPGSQSVLPDALVLKHVRGKTNEKSKDVTTLDWNGEGTLLATGSYDGQARIWTTNGELKSTLSKHKGPIFSLKWNKRGDYILTGSCDQTAIVWDVKAEEWKQQFEFHSGPTLDVDWRSNTSFASSSTDNMIYVCKIGETRPVQTFAGHQGEVNCVKWDPTGTLLASCSDDITAKIWSLKQEKYLHDLKEHSKEIYTIRWSPTGPGTNNPNKKLVLASASFDSTVKLWDVELGKLIYSLSGHRHPVYSVAFSPNGEYIASGSLDKSLHIWSLKEGKIVRTYAGSGGIFEVCWNKEGDKIAACFANNTVCVLDFRM; translated from the exons ATGTCCTCCATCACCTCCGTTGAACTCAACTTCCTCATTTTTCGCTATCTCACCGAATCAG GTTTCACACATTCTGCTTATACTTTTGGCAATGAAGCTGCCATTAACAAATGCCCCATTGATGGAAATTTGGTACCGACAGGTGCTCTTGTTACATTTGTTCAAAAGGGACTGCAGTACTTTGAGATGGAAGCCAACTTGAATAAT TGTGATGCAGAAGTGGATGAAGATTTTTCATTCTTACAACCTTTGGATCTTATCACAAAAGATGTGCATGAACTTAGGCAAATGGTtagtgaaaaaaggaaaaaactaCAGAAGGAGAGAAATAAAGAATTAGAAAAGGAGCATGAAGCTGAACGTGGACGGGCAAGAGAAAAGGAAAGACATCAAAGGGAGAAAGAAGTTGAAAAGGATAGAGAGAAGGAGAGGGTAAAAATTGCAAAGGAGCGTGAACATGTTAATAAGACTGACAGAGAAGTGGTCAGAGATCAAGACAAGGTTGCTGCAAAGCATACTGACAGAGAAGTGATCAGAGATCAAGACAAGGTTACTGCAAAGCATACTGACAGAGAAGTGATCAGAGATCAAGACAAGGTTACTGCAAAGCATACAGACAGAGAAGTGGTCAGAGATCAAGACAAG GTTACTGTAAAGCATGAAGTGAATGGAACTGTTGGAG TAGGACCAGAACCAATGGAGATATGTACGACATCAACATCTCAGCCACGTCAAATTCCTAGTTCAGATGTGACAATATTGGAAGGGCATACTTCAGAG GTGTGTGCTTGTGCTTGGTGTCCTTCAGGATCTCTTCTTGCATCGGG GTCTGGGGATTCGACAGCTCGTATTTGGGCCATACCAGAAGGAAGAAGTAAGCCTGGTTCACAGAGTGTCCTTCCGGATGCGTTAGTGTTGAAGCATGTCAGGGGTAAAACAAATGAAAAGAGTAAAGATGTCACTACACTTGATTGGAAC GGGGAGGGGACACTTCTTGCAACTGGTTCATATGATGGGCAAGCAAGAATTTGGACAACTAATG GTGAACTGAAGAGTACATTAAGCAAACACAAGGGACCAATATTCTCTCTGAAGTGGAATAAGAGAGGCGATTATATCTTGACTGGAAGTTGTGATCAAACTGCGATTGTTTGGGATGTGAAGGCAGAGGAATGGAAACAACAATTTGAATTTCATTCAG GTCCAACACTTGATGTTGACTGGCGCAGCAATACGTCTTTTGCCTCAAGTTCCACTGACAATATGATATATGTCTGCAAGATTGGTGAAACCCGTCCTGTACAAACTTTTGCCGGACACCAG GGGGAAGTTAACTGTGTCAAATGGGATCCCACAGGCACATTGCTGGCGTCCTGTTCTGATGATATCACAGCAAAG ATATGGagtttgaagcaggaaaagtATCTTCATGATTTAAAGGAGCATTCCAAG gaGATATATACCATCAGATGGAGCCCCACTGGTCCGGGTACAAATAATCCTAACAAAAAATTGGTATTAGCTAG TGCCTCATTTGACTCGACTGTAAAACTATGGGATGTCGAACTTGGGAAACTCATCTACAGCTTGAGTGGACACAG GCATCCCGTATACTCTGTTGCATTCAGTCCCAATGGTGAGTATATAGCCAGTGGGTCTCTTGACAAATCCTTGCACATATGGTCGTTGAAGGAAGGCAAGATTGTCCGAACATATGCAGGCAGTGGAGGCATTTTCGAGGTCTGTTGGAATAAGGAGGGTGACAAGATTGCTGCATGTTTTGCCAATAATACGGTTTGTGTTTTGGATTTCAGAATGTGA
- the LOC123919788 gene encoding WD40 repeat-containing protein HOS15-like isoform X2 has translation MSSITSVELNFLIFRYLTESGFTHSAYTFGNEAAINKCPIDGNLVPTGALVTFVQKGLQYFEMEANLNNCDAEVDEDFSFLQPLDLITKDVHELRQMVSEKRKKLQKERNKELEKEHEAERGRAREKERHQREKEVEKDREKERVKIAKEREHVNKTDREVVRDQDKVAAKHTDREVIRDQDKVTAKHTDREVIRDQDKVTAKHTDREVVRDQDKVTAKHTDREVVRDQDKVTVKHEVNGTVGGPEPMEICTTSTSQPRQIPSSDVTILEGHTSEVCACAWCPSGSLLASGSGDSTARIWAIPEGRSKPGSQSVLPDALVLKHVRGKTNEKSKDVTTLDWNGEGTLLATGSYDGQARIWTTNGELKSTLSKHKGPIFSLKWNKRGDYILTGSCDQTAIVWDVKAEEWKQQFEFHSGPTLDVDWRSNTSFASSSTDNMIYVCKIGETRPVQTFAGHQGEVNCVKWDPTGTLLASCSDDITAKIWSLKQEKYLHDLKEHSKEIYTIRWSPTGPGTNNPNKKLVLASASFDSTVKLWDVELGKLIYSLSGHRHPVYSVAFSPNGEYIASGSLDKSLHIWSLKEGKIVRTYAGSGGIFEVCWNKEGDKIAACFANNTVCVLDFRM, from the exons ATGTCCTCCATCACCTCCGTTGAACTCAACTTCCTCATTTTTCGCTATCTCACCGAATCAG GTTTCACACATTCTGCTTATACTTTTGGCAATGAAGCTGCCATTAACAAATGCCCCATTGATGGAAATTTGGTACCGACAGGTGCTCTTGTTACATTTGTTCAAAAGGGACTGCAGTACTTTGAGATGGAAGCCAACTTGAATAAT TGTGATGCAGAAGTGGATGAAGATTTTTCATTCTTACAACCTTTGGATCTTATCACAAAAGATGTGCATGAACTTAGGCAAATGGTtagtgaaaaaaggaaaaaactaCAGAAGGAGAGAAATAAAGAATTAGAAAAGGAGCATGAAGCTGAACGTGGACGGGCAAGAGAAAAGGAAAGACATCAAAGGGAGAAAGAAGTTGAAAAGGATAGAGAGAAGGAGAGGGTAAAAATTGCAAAGGAGCGTGAACATGTTAATAAGACTGACAGAGAAGTGGTCAGAGATCAAGACAAGGTTGCTGCAAAGCATACTGACAGAGAAGTGATCAGAGATCAAGACAAGGTTACTGCAAAGCATACTGACAGAGAAGTGATCAGAGATCAAGACAAGGTTACTGCAAAGCATACAGACAGAGAAGTGGTCAGAGATCAAGACAAGGTTACTGCAAAGCATACAGACAGAGAAGTGGTCAGAGATCAAGACAAGGTTACTGTAAAGCATGAAGTGAATGGAACTGTTGGAG GACCAGAACCAATGGAGATATGTACGACATCAACATCTCAGCCACGTCAAATTCCTAGTTCAGATGTGACAATATTGGAAGGGCATACTTCAGAG GTGTGTGCTTGTGCTTGGTGTCCTTCAGGATCTCTTCTTGCATCGGG GTCTGGGGATTCGACAGCTCGTATTTGGGCCATACCAGAAGGAAGAAGTAAGCCTGGTTCACAGAGTGTCCTTCCGGATGCGTTAGTGTTGAAGCATGTCAGGGGTAAAACAAATGAAAAGAGTAAAGATGTCACTACACTTGATTGGAAC GGGGAGGGGACACTTCTTGCAACTGGTTCATATGATGGGCAAGCAAGAATTTGGACAACTAATG GTGAACTGAAGAGTACATTAAGCAAACACAAGGGACCAATATTCTCTCTGAAGTGGAATAAGAGAGGCGATTATATCTTGACTGGAAGTTGTGATCAAACTGCGATTGTTTGGGATGTGAAGGCAGAGGAATGGAAACAACAATTTGAATTTCATTCAG GTCCAACACTTGATGTTGACTGGCGCAGCAATACGTCTTTTGCCTCAAGTTCCACTGACAATATGATATATGTCTGCAAGATTGGTGAAACCCGTCCTGTACAAACTTTTGCCGGACACCAG GGGGAAGTTAACTGTGTCAAATGGGATCCCACAGGCACATTGCTGGCGTCCTGTTCTGATGATATCACAGCAAAG ATATGGagtttgaagcaggaaaagtATCTTCATGATTTAAAGGAGCATTCCAAG gaGATATATACCATCAGATGGAGCCCCACTGGTCCGGGTACAAATAATCCTAACAAAAAATTGGTATTAGCTAG TGCCTCATTTGACTCGACTGTAAAACTATGGGATGTCGAACTTGGGAAACTCATCTACAGCTTGAGTGGACACAG GCATCCCGTATACTCTGTTGCATTCAGTCCCAATGGTGAGTATATAGCCAGTGGGTCTCTTGACAAATCCTTGCACATATGGTCGTTGAAGGAAGGCAAGATTGTCCGAACATATGCAGGCAGTGGAGGCATTTTCGAGGTCTGTTGGAATAAGGAGGGTGACAAGATTGCTGCATGTTTTGCCAATAATACGGTTTGTGTTTTGGATTTCAGAATGTGA
- the LOC123919787 gene encoding pentatricopeptide repeat-containing protein ELI1, chloroplastic-like, which yields MMATTPNFTTPPPLSAAAPPSTHSSQVDKLALLIDKSKSKYHLLQIHATLIRRGFDDHTILNFKLQRRYSAVGHLHYSVTLFNQTRNPDVFTWSSIIHAHTQSNLNDQALSYYIQMLTNHVQPNAFTFSSLLNGTTLQPTKAVHCHVVKFGLVFDTYVATGLVDGYARGGDFVSAEKLFDEMPEKSLVSYTTMLTCYAKHGKLCEARMLFDEMEGNKDVVVWNVMIDGYAQNGFPNECLLLFRRMLVEKVRPDVITLLAVLSSCGQVGALESGRWVHSYVKNEKNGGVGVEVRVGTALVDMYCKCGSLEDARKVFDKIDGKDVVAWNSMIMGYAVNGFSEEALKLFYEMCSVGVKPSYVTFIALLTACGHSGLVAKGWEIFNMMKNEYEMEPRVEHFGCMVSLLGRAGRLQEAYDLVRSMKIEPDPMIWGALLWACRLHNNISLGEEIAEFLLSNDLASSGTYVLLSNIYAASGNWVGAAKVRALMKDSGVEKEPGCSTIEVNNRIHEFIAGDLKHSKSKDIYLMLEEMNSWLKGNGYTPKTDIVLHDIGKEQKELSLEVHSEKLALAFGLISTRPGTTIKIVKNLRVCLDCHDVMNMISRITGRRIVMRDRNRFHHFDNGSCSCGDYW from the coding sequence atgATGGCCACAACCCCAAATTTCACCACACCACCACCACTTTCCGCCGCAGCGCCACCGTCGACACATTCATCACAAGTAGACAAACTAGCCCTCTTAATTgacaaatccaaatccaaatacCACCTACTCCAAATCCATGCAACTCTCATTCGTCGCGGCTTCGACGACCACACTATCTTAAACTTCAAACTCCAACGCCGTTACTCCGCCGTTGGTCACCTTCACTACTCCGTCACCCTCTTTAACCAAACCCGTAACCCTGACGTGTTCACATGGAGCTCAATTATCCATGCTCATACCCAATCAAATCTCAACGACCAAGCACTTTCTTACTACATTCAAATGCTTACAAACCATGTTCAACCCAATGCCTTTaccttctcttctcttctcaaTGGAACAACCCTTCAACCCACCAAGGCTGTTCACTGCCATGTCGTGAAATTCGGTTTGGTTTTCGATACTTATGTGGCAACGGGTTTAGTTGATGGTTATGCAAGAGGGGGTGATTTTGTTTCTGCGGAGAaactgtttgatgaaatgcctgAGAAGAGTTTGGTTTCTTATACGACAATGCTTACGTGCTACGCGAAACATGGGAAGCTCTGTGAGGCTCGGATGTTGTTTGATGAAATGGAAGGGAATAAGGATGTGGTTGTTTGGAATGTGATGATTGATGGGTATGCTCAAAATGGGTTTCCTAATGAGTGTTTGTTGCTTTTTAGAAGAATGCTTGTTGAAAAAGTTAGGCCTGATGTGATTACTTTGTTGGCTGTTCTTTCTTCTTGTGGACAGGTTGGTGCTTTGGAGAGTGGTAGATGGGTTCATTCTTATGttaagaatgagaaaaatggtgGTGTTGGAGTTGAAGTTCGTGTCGGTACTGCTTTGGTCGATATGTATTGTAAATGTGGGAGCTTGGAGGATGCAAGAAAGgtttttgacaaaattgatgGTAAGGATGTTGTAGCTTGGAATTCAATGATAATGGGTTATGCTGTTAATGGGTTTAGTGaagaagctttgaagttgttttATGAGATGTGTAGTGTGGGAGTTAAACCTAGTTATGTTACTTTTATTGCACTATTGACTGCTTGTGGACATTCTGGTTTGGTTGCCAAAGGATGGGAGATTTTCAATATGATGAAGAATGAGTATGAAATGGAACCAAGGGTTGAGCATTTTGGATGCATGGTTAGTCTTCTTGGTCGAGCCGGTCGTTTGCAAGAAGCTTATGATCTTGTGAGGAGTATGAAGATTGAACCTGATCCTATGATTTGGGGAGCTTTGCTTTGGGCCTGTAGACTTCATAACAATATTTCTTTGGGAGAGGAGATAGCAGAGTTTCTTCTGAGCAATGATTTAGCTAGTTCTGGAACTTATGTTCTTCTTTCGAACATATATGCCGCTAGTGGCAACTGGGTTGGTGCAGCTAAGGTTAGAGCTTTGATGAAAGACAGTGGAGTTGAAAAGGAACCTGGTTGTAGTACAATAGAAGTTAACAACAGGATACATGAGTTTATTGCTGGTGATTTAAAACATTCTAAGAGTAAAGATATATATTTGATGCTGGAGGAGATGAATAGTTGGCTCAAGGGCAATGGTTATACTCCAAAGACAGATATTGTTTTACATGACATAGGGAAGGAGCAGAAGGAGTTATCCCTGGAAGTTCATAGCGAGAAACTTGCATTGGCGTTTGGACTTATTAGTACACGTCCAGGAACTACAATCAAGATTGTAAAGAACCTTCGTGTTTGTTTGGATTGTCATGATGTGATGAACATGATATCTAGAATCACTGGGCGCAGAATTGTAATGAGGGACCGGAATCGGTTCCACCACTTTGACAACGGTTCATGTTCATGTGGGGATTATTGGTGA
- the LOC123919788 gene encoding WD40 repeat-containing protein HOS15-like isoform X1, which produces MSSITSVELNFLIFRYLTESGFTHSAYTFGNEAAINKCPIDGNLVPTGALVTFVQKGLQYFEMEANLNNCDAEVDEDFSFLQPLDLITKDVHELRQMVSEKRKKLQKERNKELEKEHEAERGRAREKERHQREKEVEKDREKERVKIAKEREHVNKTDREVVRDQDKVAAKHTDREVIRDQDKVTAKHTDREVIRDQDKVTAKHTDREVVRDQDKVTAKHTDREVVRDQDKVTVKHEVNGTVGVGPEPMEICTTSTSQPRQIPSSDVTILEGHTSEVCACAWCPSGSLLASGSGDSTARIWAIPEGRSKPGSQSVLPDALVLKHVRGKTNEKSKDVTTLDWNGEGTLLATGSYDGQARIWTTNGELKSTLSKHKGPIFSLKWNKRGDYILTGSCDQTAIVWDVKAEEWKQQFEFHSGPTLDVDWRSNTSFASSSTDNMIYVCKIGETRPVQTFAGHQGEVNCVKWDPTGTLLASCSDDITAKIWSLKQEKYLHDLKEHSKEIYTIRWSPTGPGTNNPNKKLVLASASFDSTVKLWDVELGKLIYSLSGHRHPVYSVAFSPNGEYIASGSLDKSLHIWSLKEGKIVRTYAGSGGIFEVCWNKEGDKIAACFANNTVCVLDFRM; this is translated from the exons ATGTCCTCCATCACCTCCGTTGAACTCAACTTCCTCATTTTTCGCTATCTCACCGAATCAG GTTTCACACATTCTGCTTATACTTTTGGCAATGAAGCTGCCATTAACAAATGCCCCATTGATGGAAATTTGGTACCGACAGGTGCTCTTGTTACATTTGTTCAAAAGGGACTGCAGTACTTTGAGATGGAAGCCAACTTGAATAAT TGTGATGCAGAAGTGGATGAAGATTTTTCATTCTTACAACCTTTGGATCTTATCACAAAAGATGTGCATGAACTTAGGCAAATGGTtagtgaaaaaaggaaaaaactaCAGAAGGAGAGAAATAAAGAATTAGAAAAGGAGCATGAAGCTGAACGTGGACGGGCAAGAGAAAAGGAAAGACATCAAAGGGAGAAAGAAGTTGAAAAGGATAGAGAGAAGGAGAGGGTAAAAATTGCAAAGGAGCGTGAACATGTTAATAAGACTGACAGAGAAGTGGTCAGAGATCAAGACAAGGTTGCTGCAAAGCATACTGACAGAGAAGTGATCAGAGATCAAGACAAGGTTACTGCAAAGCATACTGACAGAGAAGTGATCAGAGATCAAGACAAGGTTACTGCAAAGCATACAGACAGAGAAGTGGTCAGAGATCAAGACAAGGTTACTGCAAAGCATACAGACAGAGAAGTGGTCAGAGATCAAGACAAGGTTACTGTAAAGCATGAAGTGAATGGAACTGTTGGAG TAGGACCAGAACCAATGGAGATATGTACGACATCAACATCTCAGCCACGTCAAATTCCTAGTTCAGATGTGACAATATTGGAAGGGCATACTTCAGAG GTGTGTGCTTGTGCTTGGTGTCCTTCAGGATCTCTTCTTGCATCGGG GTCTGGGGATTCGACAGCTCGTATTTGGGCCATACCAGAAGGAAGAAGTAAGCCTGGTTCACAGAGTGTCCTTCCGGATGCGTTAGTGTTGAAGCATGTCAGGGGTAAAACAAATGAAAAGAGTAAAGATGTCACTACACTTGATTGGAAC GGGGAGGGGACACTTCTTGCAACTGGTTCATATGATGGGCAAGCAAGAATTTGGACAACTAATG GTGAACTGAAGAGTACATTAAGCAAACACAAGGGACCAATATTCTCTCTGAAGTGGAATAAGAGAGGCGATTATATCTTGACTGGAAGTTGTGATCAAACTGCGATTGTTTGGGATGTGAAGGCAGAGGAATGGAAACAACAATTTGAATTTCATTCAG GTCCAACACTTGATGTTGACTGGCGCAGCAATACGTCTTTTGCCTCAAGTTCCACTGACAATATGATATATGTCTGCAAGATTGGTGAAACCCGTCCTGTACAAACTTTTGCCGGACACCAG GGGGAAGTTAACTGTGTCAAATGGGATCCCACAGGCACATTGCTGGCGTCCTGTTCTGATGATATCACAGCAAAG ATATGGagtttgaagcaggaaaagtATCTTCATGATTTAAAGGAGCATTCCAAG gaGATATATACCATCAGATGGAGCCCCACTGGTCCGGGTACAAATAATCCTAACAAAAAATTGGTATTAGCTAG TGCCTCATTTGACTCGACTGTAAAACTATGGGATGTCGAACTTGGGAAACTCATCTACAGCTTGAGTGGACACAG GCATCCCGTATACTCTGTTGCATTCAGTCCCAATGGTGAGTATATAGCCAGTGGGTCTCTTGACAAATCCTTGCACATATGGTCGTTGAAGGAAGGCAAGATTGTCCGAACATATGCAGGCAGTGGAGGCATTTTCGAGGTCTGTTGGAATAAGGAGGGTGACAAGATTGCTGCATGTTTTGCCAATAATACGGTTTGTGTTTTGGATTTCAGAATGTGA
- the LOC123919785 gene encoding zinc finger MYM-type protein 5-like — protein MPPKIPPKFRKFESGNEKRKKKKKLEEFIQSQRGALDKFLIKEPQISIENENVGNVDSEILENVVENNNTENESVNPENRGDVHGDDVNLNTSLDNEDDDNLEGNVNDNVEQANPIERSFDIFDPRNWDALDSKMIDLLVMEGPKRDLSIVNGPKDKSSRRFTANLYTRTLANGEKWDRKWLVYSKELDRVFCFCCKVFKRGNVNGLLTNEGFCNWKHIGERLREHERGAVHIKNMVTWNELLQRLQKNQTIDKTI, from the coding sequence atgCCTCCTAAGATTCCTCCTAAGTTTAGAAAGTTTGAATCTGGAAATGAGAAAcgtaagaaaaagaaaaaactcgaAGAGTTCATTCAATCTCAAAGAGGAGCTCTTGATAAATTTCTCATAAAGGAACCACAAATTTCTATTGAAAATGAGAATGTTGGTAATGTTGATTCTGAAATTCTTGAAAATGTGGTTGAGAATAATAATACGGAGAATGAAAGTGTTAATCCGGAAAATAGAGGCGATGTTCATGGTGATGATGTTAATTTGAATACTTCACTTGATaatgaagatgatgataatCTGGAGGGTAATGTTAATGACAATGTAGAGCAAGCAAACCCAATTGAACGTTcgtttgatatatttgatccAAGAAATTGGGATGCTCTTGATTCTAAAATGATTGATTTATTAGTTATGGAAGGTCCTAAACGCGATTTATCCATTGTAAATGGTCCTAAAGATAAATCTTCTAGACGCTTTACAGCTAATTTATATACTAGGACTTTAGCAAATGGAGAGAAGTGGGATAGAAAATGGCTTGTTTATTCGAAAGAGCTCGATAgagtattttgtttttgttgtaaaGTTTTTAAAAGAGGGAATGTTAATGGTCTATTAACAAATGAGGGTTTTTGTAATTGGAAGCATATTGGTGAAAGGCTTAGAGAGCATGAGAGAGGCGCCGTACATATCAAGAATATGGTTACTTGGAATGAATTGCTTCAAAGGCTGCAAAAGAACCAGACTATtgataaaacaatttaa